The Pseudomonas sp. DG56-2 genome contains a region encoding:
- a CDS encoding agmatine/peptidylarginine deiminase — translation MPTRREFIQQVSAAAGLGLVASMGFGFGTPRALAAGKGHWFMPDEGDKQQCAFVSFGAQEAIWEDFTGDVQEAIGRIASTIARYQPVVVLCRAHERDLAEELCGSKNTTFVVTELDDIWMRDIGANFVITEQGDLGAVDFNFNGWGNKQQHAFDARVARLVANNAEATYQRSELVGEGGGIEVDGHGTGIMTESSWINANRNRDWSKAEVEEELKAQLGLRKIIWLPGIKGKDITDAHVDFYARFVSPGVVIANLDTDPDSYDHKVTKKHLEILKNATDADGRKLKIYTVSPPLNPRRNRFSKDNPDFAAGYINYFVINGAVIAPQFGDKAADAKAYDLLTELYPDRDVVQLNIDAIAAGGGGIHCVTHQLPMV, via the coding sequence ATGCCAACGCGTCGTGAGTTTATACAGCAGGTTTCAGCGGCCGCCGGTCTGGGTCTGGTTGCATCAATGGGCTTTGGTTTCGGCACCCCACGGGCGTTGGCAGCCGGTAAAGGTCACTGGTTCATGCCGGACGAGGGCGATAAGCAGCAATGCGCCTTCGTATCGTTTGGAGCCCAAGAAGCCATCTGGGAAGACTTCACCGGTGACGTGCAAGAAGCGATCGGCCGGATCGCCAGCACCATCGCTCGCTACCAGCCTGTGGTTGTGCTGTGCCGTGCCCATGAACGGGATCTGGCCGAAGAGCTGTGTGGAAGCAAGAACACCACCTTTGTCGTCACCGAACTGGATGACATCTGGATGCGTGACATCGGCGCCAACTTTGTCATAACCGAGCAAGGCGACCTGGGTGCGGTCGATTTCAACTTCAATGGTTGGGGCAACAAGCAACAACACGCCTTTGATGCTCGGGTGGCAAGGCTGGTAGCGAACAACGCCGAGGCCACCTATCAGCGCAGCGAATTGGTAGGTGAGGGTGGTGGCATCGAAGTGGACGGTCACGGTACGGGCATCATGACCGAAAGCAGCTGGATCAATGCCAATCGCAACCGTGACTGGAGCAAGGCCGAGGTTGAAGAGGAACTCAAGGCGCAACTGGGGTTGCGCAAGATCATCTGGTTGCCGGGGATCAAGGGCAAGGACATCACCGATGCGCATGTCGATTTCTATGCGCGTTTTGTCAGCCCTGGCGTGGTTATTGCCAACCTCGACACCGACCCTGATTCATACGATCACAAGGTAACCAAGAAGCACCTGGAAATTCTCAAGAACGCGACCGACGCCGATGGCCGCAAGCTCAAGATATACACGGTGTCACCGCCACTGAATCCGCGCCGCAATCGCTTCAGCAAGGACAACCCGGATTTTGCGGCCGGTTACATCAACTACTTCGTTATCAACGGCGCAGTCATTGCTCCGCAGTTCGGGGATAAAGCCGCCGACGCCAAAGCGTACGACTTGCTCACTGAACTGTACCCGGACCGTGATGTGGTACAGCTCAATATCGACGCCATTGCAGCGGGTGGGGGCGGTATTCATTGCGTAACCCACCAACTGCCGATGGTATAA
- a CDS encoding extracellular solute-binding protein encodes MNISHKRLLVTLGFALGATLTTAHAEEKTLRLYNWADYFAEDTLSKFTAETGIKVIYDVMDGSEVLEAKLMTGGSGYDLIFPGDTVAERLMRAGSLQELDRSKITALADVEPGLQKLRTHYPHASKATVPYTWGTIGLTYNDEQIRKRMPDAPVDSLDLLFKPELAARFADCGISMIDSPDEALAVVLNYLGRDPRSAKKEDLVAASELLLKIRPYIRKFQSQPVTDLVNGNLCLSLGYSGDMTQAQRTADSASRKVSFQYRIPREGTTVWMDNMAIPVDAKHPEYAYTFINFVMRPENMAAISNFTGYPTSNAKARPDVDPQMRNNPDIYPAEEAFERLVTGKDIPQSDMRARMRVWTKFKTASSN; translated from the coding sequence ATGAACATCAGCCATAAACGTTTGCTCGTTACCCTGGGCTTCGCGCTGGGGGCCACCTTGACCACGGCACACGCTGAGGAAAAGACCCTGCGCCTATACAACTGGGCTGATTACTTTGCCGAGGACACCCTATCCAAGTTCACCGCCGAGACTGGCATCAAGGTGATCTACGACGTGATGGACGGCAGCGAAGTGCTGGAAGCCAAGTTGATGACCGGTGGCAGCGGCTACGACCTGATCTTTCCTGGCGACACCGTGGCGGAGCGACTGATGCGTGCCGGCAGCCTGCAGGAGCTGGACCGCTCGAAGATAACCGCGCTGGCCGATGTGGAGCCGGGCCTGCAGAAGCTGCGTACTCATTATCCGCACGCCAGCAAGGCGACAGTGCCTTATACCTGGGGCACCATCGGTCTGACGTACAACGATGAGCAGATTCGCAAGCGCATGCCGGATGCACCGGTGGACAGCCTGGATTTGTTGTTCAAGCCGGAGCTGGCAGCCAGATTTGCCGACTGCGGGATCTCGATGATCGATTCGCCGGACGAAGCCCTGGCGGTGGTACTTAATTACTTGGGCCGCGATCCGCGCAGTGCCAAGAAGGAAGACCTCGTTGCGGCCAGTGAACTGCTGCTCAAGATCAGGCCGTATATCCGCAAGTTCCAGTCGCAACCGGTCACTGACCTGGTCAACGGCAACTTGTGCCTGTCGCTCGGTTACAGCGGCGACATGACCCAGGCTCAGCGCACGGCCGACTCAGCGTCCAGGAAAGTCAGCTTCCAGTACCGCATCCCCCGTGAGGGCACCACGGTATGGATGGACAACATGGCGATTCCGGTCGATGCCAAACACCCGGAATACGCCTATACCTTTATCAACTTCGTCATGCGTCCAGAGAACATGGCGGCCATCAGCAATTTCACCGGTTACCCCACCTCGAACGCCAAGGCGCGCCCGGATGTCGATCCGCAGATGCGCAACAACCCGGACATCTATCCGGCTGAAGAGGCCTTCGAGCGCCTGGTGACAGGCAAGGACATTCCTCAATCCGACATGCGTGCGCGGATGCGGGTGTGGACCAAATTCAAAACGGCGTCCAGCAACTAA
- the aguB gene encoding N-carbamoylputrescine amidase — translation MSMLTVAAMQMPCTWNLQHNLDQAEQLVRQAAAQGAQVILLQELFATPYFCIEQHHKHLALAEEYQHSQVLKRFAALAAELGVVLPLSWFEKAGNAYFNSLSVADADGRLLGVYRKTHIPNAIGYQEKEYFSPGDTGFRVWDSAYGRLGVGICWDQWFPETARCLALMGAEVLLFPTAIGSEPGATELDSRDHWQMAMRGHAAANILPVVASNRVGLEAATTDPELQMTFYGSSFISNHKGKMLAEADRDTSGVLVQHLDLAAMREERLTWGIYRDRRPEMYAALLGLDGRRVNACWKTQGV, via the coding sequence ATGAGCATGTTGACCGTTGCTGCTATGCAGATGCCTTGCACCTGGAATTTGCAACACAATCTTGATCAGGCCGAACAACTGGTGCGTCAGGCGGCGGCCCAGGGCGCCCAGGTAATCCTGCTGCAAGAATTGTTCGCCACGCCCTATTTTTGCATCGAGCAGCATCACAAACATTTGGCCCTGGCCGAGGAATATCAACACAGCCAGGTACTCAAGCGCTTTGCCGCTTTGGCTGCAGAGCTGGGCGTAGTTCTGCCGCTGAGCTGGTTCGAAAAGGCTGGTAATGCCTACTTCAATTCGCTGAGCGTGGCTGATGCCGACGGCCGTCTGTTGGGGGTGTACCGCAAAACCCATATCCCCAACGCCATCGGCTATCAGGAGAAGGAATACTTCAGCCCAGGCGATACCGGCTTCCGCGTCTGGGATAGTGCATATGGACGTTTGGGCGTGGGCATCTGCTGGGACCAGTGGTTCCCCGAAACTGCACGCTGCCTGGCGCTGATGGGCGCCGAGGTGTTGTTGTTCCCGACCGCCATCGGCTCTGAGCCGGGTGCTACGGAATTGGATTCGCGGGATCACTGGCAGATGGCAATGCGCGGACATGCAGCGGCCAACATCTTGCCGGTGGTCGCCTCCAACCGTGTGGGGCTCGAGGCCGCGACCACCGATCCCGAGTTGCAGATGACCTTTTATGGCTCGTCCTTTATCAGCAACCACAAAGGCAAGATGCTGGCCGAAGCCGACCGCGATACTTCTGGTGTGCTGGTGCAGCATCTGGACCTGGCGGCGATGCGTGAAGAGCGCCTTACCTGGGGTATTTACCGCGACCGCCGCCCGGAAATGTATGCAGCGCTTCTGGGGCTCGATGGTCGTCGAGTCAATGCGTGCTGGAAGACTCAAGGGGTTTGA
- a CDS encoding agmatine/peptidylarginine deiminase — translation MQRNDDLNSGWFMPAEWVNHAATWMVWPHNQQLWESGWKVTLEQVQVDFARVANAIARFEPVKMVVDPSARASASKLCGVNIELIELPVNDSWCRDSGPSFVCHPQFGLAGVSWRFNAWGGKSAHDLDEGLARRVLNTLGLDCFGTALSNEGGAIHVDGEGTLITTESVLLNPNRNPGMTKAEIEEIFSRFLGIKKTIWLPGDPDYVTGDMTDGHVDGVCAFARPGVLLVDATRDQSSVYGHVARENRRALALATDAQGRRFEMHELYEASEAVDVDAEVFCASYTNFYIANGAIIMPAYGIEADHAAAEVLAKAFPGREVVPVQINHLAHGGGGVHCITQQQPAWPMKG, via the coding sequence ATGCAGCGCAATGACGATCTGAACAGTGGTTGGTTCATGCCCGCAGAGTGGGTGAACCATGCAGCGACCTGGATGGTCTGGCCGCACAACCAACAGTTGTGGGAGTCCGGCTGGAAGGTGACGCTGGAGCAGGTTCAGGTGGACTTTGCCCGTGTTGCCAATGCGATTGCGCGCTTCGAACCGGTCAAGATGGTGGTCGATCCCTCCGCCCGCGCCAGTGCCAGTAAACTCTGTGGGGTGAACATCGAGTTGATCGAGCTGCCGGTGAACGACAGCTGGTGCCGCGACTCGGGCCCAAGCTTTGTTTGTCATCCCCAGTTTGGGTTGGCCGGTGTCAGTTGGCGCTTCAACGCCTGGGGCGGCAAGTCGGCGCATGACCTGGATGAAGGCCTGGCGCGGCGTGTGCTTAACACGCTTGGCCTGGACTGCTTTGGCACGGCCTTGAGCAACGAAGGCGGGGCAATTCATGTGGACGGCGAGGGTACGTTGATTACCACCGAGTCGGTGTTGCTCAACCCTAACCGTAATCCGGGAATGACCAAGGCCGAGATCGAGGAGATTTTCTCGCGCTTTCTGGGTATCAAAAAAACCATCTGGCTGCCGGGTGACCCAGATTACGTTACTGGCGACATGACCGATGGTCACGTTGATGGCGTCTGCGCGTTCGCTCGTCCTGGCGTGTTGCTGGTCGATGCGACCCGCGACCAGAGTTCGGTGTATGGCCACGTCGCTCGGGAAAACCGTCGGGCGCTGGCGCTGGCCACCGATGCCCAGGGTCGCAGGTTTGAAATGCACGAGCTGTACGAAGCGAGCGAGGCGGTGGATGTCGATGCCGAGGTGTTCTGTGCCTCTTACACCAACTTCTATATTGCCAATGGCGCCATCATCATGCCGGCCTACGGCATCGAGGCGGACCATGCGGCTGCCGAGGTATTGGCCAAGGCGTTCCCTGGACGTGAAGTGGTCCCGGTGCAGATCAACCATCTGGCCCACGGTGGTGGGGGCGTGCACTGCATCACTCAACAGCAACCTGCCTGGCCGATGAAGGGGTGA
- a CDS encoding LysR family transcriptional regulator gives MLKHWPPLNALRGFEAAARLGSFHKAAEELHLTQSAISQQIRSLETFLEQPLFFRSGRSVSLTDAGYDLQSTTQAMLQQLSVGIRRLEQYRKPNQLVVNTTPAFARHWLLPRLGDFHRQHPEVDLWLFTSFDPPDMATQTIDLSIRDDLSAQAECSHLTLHRDRLYPACHPDLLDTPKEQRTTLHGEREMDWSHWVIEGGEDVGQRSNGLNFSDPGLLLDAACAGHGIALVSQLLANQANSQGLLQPLCAQTVRGPDWSCLIHRDSEKSPLTRSFSTWLQASLQVDGD, from the coding sequence ATGCTAAAGCACTGGCCTCCCCTGAATGCCCTGCGCGGCTTTGAAGCTGCCGCCCGCCTGGGCAGCTTTCACAAGGCAGCCGAAGAGCTGCACCTCACTCAATCGGCGATCAGCCAGCAGATACGCAGCCTCGAAACATTCCTGGAGCAACCGTTGTTCTTTCGCAGCGGCCGCAGCGTGAGCCTTACCGATGCCGGCTACGACCTGCAAAGCACCACCCAGGCGATGCTGCAGCAACTGTCAGTGGGTATTCGCCGTCTGGAGCAATACCGCAAGCCCAACCAACTGGTGGTCAACACCACACCAGCGTTCGCCCGCCACTGGTTGCTGCCGCGCCTGGGCGACTTTCATCGCCAGCACCCCGAGGTTGACCTGTGGTTGTTCACCAGCTTCGATCCACCGGACATGGCCACACAAACCATCGACCTGAGCATTCGCGACGACCTCAGCGCCCAGGCTGAATGCAGCCACCTGACCCTGCACCGTGATCGTCTTTACCCGGCTTGCCATCCTGATTTGCTCGACACGCCCAAGGAGCAGCGCACCACCTTGCATGGCGAACGCGAAATGGACTGGAGTCACTGGGTAATAGAGGGCGGCGAAGATGTTGGCCAACGCAGCAATGGCCTGAACTTCTCCGACCCTGGCCTGCTGCTCGATGCCGCCTGCGCGGGCCATGGAATTGCCTTGGTCAGCCAACTACTGGCAAATCAGGCAAACAGCCAAGGATTATTGCAGCCGCTGTGCGCACAAACTGTACGCGGGCCTGACTGGAGCTGCCTGATACATCGCGATAGCGAGAAGAGCCCGTTGACGCGGAGTTTTAGTACTTGGTTACAGGCTAGCCTGCAAGTTGATGGCGATTAA
- a CDS encoding addiction module antidote protein: MERYYPHFVGIGKACELIRALGYVAEARGMAQVAVASGSGRESLYKALSPGAKPRFDTVLKVIRALGIDLLAMPHTTPHH; encoded by the coding sequence ATGGAACGGTATTACCCGCACTTTGTAGGCATTGGCAAAGCCTGCGAGCTCATCAGAGCGCTTGGGTATGTTGCCGAAGCTCGTGGCATGGCTCAGGTAGCCGTTGCCAGTGGGTCAGGTCGTGAAAGCCTCTACAAGGCATTGTCTCCAGGTGCGAAGCCTCGTTTCGACACAGTGCTGAAAGTTATTCGCGCCCTGGGAATCGACCTTTTGGCGATGCCGCATACAACGCCACATCATTAA
- a CDS encoding DUF3077 domain-containing protein, with protein MGARVAGAADEDAALVWAAHFPGEMAKAIIDDVVL; from the coding sequence GTGGGAGCCCGCGTTGCCGGGGCTGCAGATGAAGACGCGGCCCTGGTATGGGCCGCGCATTTTCCAGGAGAGATGGCTAAAGCCATTATCGATGATGTGGTTCTGTAG
- a CDS encoding YeeE/YedE family protein, whose protein sequence is MSLSVPIVPERRLGAPLFAMALLLIGALFLKAYVGTNQVLLLIVGAALGLTLYHAAFGFTSAWRVFINERRGAGLRAQMVMLTIAVLLFFPALDAGTLFGQPVKGLVAPAGVSVAFGAFIFGIGMQMGGGCASGTLFTVGGGNARMLVTLLFFIIGSVSATHHVDWWFSLPSFPATSIVQSFGLLPAVLVSLAVFAVIAWTTVVLEKRRHGLLETAPPSEHQGLRRFLRGPWPLVWGAVALALLNYATLALAGRPWGITSAFALWGAKTLGGLGVDVGSWAFWQVPANAKALASPLWEDVTTVMDIGIVLGALLAAGLAGRFAPNLNIPLRSLVAAVIGGLLLGYGSRLAYGCNIGAYFSGIASGSVHGWLWLIAAYAGNVVGVRIRPFFFAR, encoded by the coding sequence ATGAGTCTTTCTGTTCCCATCGTGCCTGAACGTCGCCTCGGTGCGCCGCTGTTCGCCATGGCGCTGCTGCTGATCGGCGCCCTGTTCCTCAAGGCTTATGTCGGCACCAACCAGGTGTTGTTGTTGATCGTCGGCGCCGCCTTGGGGCTCACCCTGTATCACGCCGCCTTTGGCTTTACCTCGGCTTGGCGCGTGTTCATCAACGAACGCCGCGGGGCAGGGTTACGGGCGCAGATGGTCATGCTGACCATCGCCGTGTTGCTGTTCTTTCCGGCGCTGGATGCCGGCACGCTGTTCGGTCAGCCGGTCAAAGGACTGGTGGCTCCGGCCGGGGTTTCGGTAGCGTTTGGTGCCTTCATCTTTGGCATCGGCATGCAGATGGGCGGTGGCTGTGCTTCCGGTACCTTGTTCACCGTCGGCGGCGGCAACGCACGGATGCTGGTGACCCTGCTGTTTTTTATCATCGGTTCAGTATCGGCCACCCATCACGTCGATTGGTGGTTCTCGCTGCCATCGTTTCCGGCTACCTCGATTGTTCAGTCCTTTGGCCTGCTGCCGGCAGTGCTGGTGAGCCTGGCGGTATTCGCGGTAATTGCATGGACCACAGTGGTGTTGGAAAAGCGCCGTCACGGTCTGCTGGAAACTGCGCCTCCCAGTGAGCACCAGGGCCTGCGTCGTTTTCTGCGTGGCCCATGGCCGCTGGTGTGGGGCGCCGTGGCCCTGGCGTTGCTCAATTACGCAACCCTGGCACTGGCCGGGCGACCATGGGGCATCACCTCGGCATTCGCCCTGTGGGGCGCAAAAACCCTTGGCGGCCTGGGCGTAGACGTCGGCAGTTGGGCGTTCTGGCAAGTACCGGCCAATGCCAAGGCCCTGGCTTCGCCACTGTGGGAGGATGTCACCACGGTGATGGACATCGGCATTGTCCTCGGTGCGCTGCTGGCCGCAGGCTTGGCAGGTCGCTTTGCGCCAAACCTGAACATTCCCTTGCGATCACTGGTAGCTGCGGTTATTGGCGGACTGCTATTGGGTTACGGCTCGCGCCTGGCCTATGGCTGCAACATCGGTGCGTACTTCAGCGGTATTGCCTCCGGTAGCGTGCATGGCTGGTTATGGTTGATTGCGGCGTATGCGGGCAACGTGGTTGGCGTGCGTATTCGTCCGTTCTTCTTCGCGCGATAA
- a CDS encoding GNAT family N-acetyltransferase — protein MQLTHRPVQAADIAAICCFPQGPDELFYMFPKANYPLTPAQLSDAITQRAGSTVVEGDGTVLAFANFYKAEQGGVCALGNVVVAPAARGHGVARYLVQSMIDLARREFDAREVWVSCFNSNTAGLLLYPQLGFEPFAIEERQGPGNTRIALVQMKQML, from the coding sequence ATGCAACTGACTCATCGCCCAGTCCAGGCCGCGGACATCGCCGCCATCTGCTGCTTTCCCCAAGGCCCCGACGAGCTGTTCTACATGTTCCCCAAGGCCAATTACCCACTGACGCCAGCGCAATTGAGTGACGCAATTACACAGCGAGCCGGCTCGACAGTGGTAGAAGGCGATGGGACGGTGCTGGCATTCGCCAACTTCTACAAGGCCGAGCAAGGCGGTGTCTGCGCCTTGGGCAATGTGGTGGTAGCCCCTGCGGCCCGGGGTCATGGCGTAGCGCGCTATTTGGTGCAGAGCATGATCGACCTGGCCCGCAGGGAGTTCGATGCCCGCGAAGTATGGGTATCGTGCTTCAACAGCAATACTGCCGGCTTGTTGCTTTATCCACAGCTGGGCTTTGAACCCTTTGCCATCGAGGAGCGCCAAGGGCCTGGCAATACGCGGATAGCCTTGGTGCAGATGAAGCAGATGTTGTGA
- a CDS encoding DUF1109 domain-containing protein yields the protein MKTDDLISLLATGIEPIDRQQFTRRIGLAMLIAIVGASVLTVLLYGVRADLAVVAATPLFWGKIALPASLMVAALLVFNRLARPGLEVGLRWGGIGAPVLGVWAVTLLVLSGVPEEQQLSMIFGQTWRSCAFNIVLLSVPGFFALIRVLREFAPTQLRLSGAVAGLLASATATLAYCLHCPEMEVPFWGVWYVLGMAIPTLLGALLGPRWLRW from the coding sequence ATGAAAACCGACGACCTGATTTCCCTGCTTGCCACCGGTATCGAACCGATCGATCGGCAGCAGTTTACGCGACGTATTGGCCTTGCCATGCTGATCGCCATTGTCGGCGCCAGCGTGCTGACAGTGCTGCTGTATGGGGTGCGTGCCGATCTTGCCGTGGTGGCGGCAACACCGTTGTTCTGGGGCAAGATCGCCTTGCCGGCAAGCTTGATGGTTGCTGCGCTACTGGTCTTCAACCGGTTGGCACGTCCTGGCCTTGAGGTTGGCCTGCGCTGGGGCGGGATTGGCGCGCCCGTGCTTGGGGTTTGGGCGGTGACGTTGCTGGTATTGAGCGGTGTGCCTGAAGAACAGCAATTGAGCATGATCTTCGGCCAGACCTGGCGCAGCTGTGCGTTCAACATTGTGTTGTTGTCGGTGCCGGGCTTCTTTGCGTTGATTCGTGTCTTGCGCGAGTTTGCACCTACTCAGTTGCGCCTGTCGGGTGCAGTGGCCGGTTTGTTGGCGAGCGCCACTGCGACCTTGGCCTACTGCCTGCATTGCCCAGAGATGGAGGTGCCGTTCTGGGGCGTCTGGTATGTGCTGGGCATGGCCATTCCCACGCTGCTAGGCGCGTTGCTCGGGCCGCGCTGGTTGCGTTGGTAG
- a CDS encoding sigma-70 family RNA polymerase sigma factor: MDRTKQSELLRSREAALQGLLVAGLDGDAQAYRLFLQQLSGHLRGFLRKRLYSRSDDLEDVLQEVLLAVHNARQSYQRDQPLTAWVQAIARYKLADHLRGQGRRDALNDPLEDSDELFAQEQQAPAQAQRDLGKLLQQLPDKQRLPIVHVKLEGLSVEETAHLTGLSGSAVKVGIHRGLKALAALIRGT; this comes from the coding sequence ATGGACCGAACTAAACAGAGTGAACTGCTGCGTTCGCGTGAAGCTGCGTTGCAAGGCTTGTTGGTGGCAGGACTGGACGGCGATGCGCAGGCTTATCGACTGTTCCTGCAGCAACTGAGCGGGCACCTTCGAGGTTTTTTGCGCAAGCGCCTGTATTCGCGCTCGGACGATCTCGAGGACGTGCTCCAGGAAGTGCTGCTGGCGGTGCATAACGCCCGTCAAAGCTATCAGCGCGATCAGCCGTTGACCGCCTGGGTGCAGGCTATTGCCCGCTATAAACTCGCCGATCATTTGCGCGGCCAGGGGCGACGAGACGCCTTGAACGACCCACTGGAGGACAGTGACGAGCTGTTTGCACAGGAGCAGCAAGCGCCGGCTCAAGCCCAGCGGGACTTGGGTAAACTGCTGCAGCAACTGCCAGACAAGCAACGCTTGCCGATTGTGCACGTCAAGTTGGAGGGGCTGTCGGTGGAGGAAACCGCACATCTGACCGGGCTTTCCGGGTCAGCGGTGAAGGTTGGCATCCATCGGGGGCTCAAGGCACTCGCAGCGTTGATTCGAGGTACATGA
- a CDS encoding DUF2282 domain-containing protein: MKTFAATAAALAFASIAGTAVAASSTDAPAPAMEKCYGVAMAGKNDCKAGAGTSCAGTAKMDYQANAWKNVPAGTCTSIKTPNGMGSLTAKQS, translated from the coding sequence ATGAAAACTTTCGCCGCTACCGCCGCCGCTCTCGCCTTCGCTTCGATCGCTGGGACTGCCGTTGCCGCTTCGTCCACCGATGCGCCAGCACCTGCCATGGAAAAATGCTACGGCGTGGCCATGGCAGGTAAAAACGATTGCAAAGCCGGGGCCGGCACCAGTTGCGCCGGTACAGCAAAAATGGACTACCAAGCCAACGCCTGGAAGAACGTGCCTGCTGGCACCTGCACCTCGATCAAAACTCCCAACGGCATGGGCTCGCTGACTGCAAAACAGTCCTGA